In Bacteroidales bacterium, the following are encoded in one genomic region:
- a CDS encoding glycosyltransferase family 2 protein, which yields MFENKSVAVVVPAFNEALQIDKVIRSMPDFVDRIVVVNDGSTDATSEIIRKMVFQGNNSSSLFLKNILNEEISDDYNRAGKILQDINREEAGKFVSSKTLNKNDESERVILIEHDKNHGVGAAIASGYKWCKDHNIYCTAVMAGDGQMDPDELESICLPVIHDNIDYVKGNRLIHASSWVVIPRIRYFGNSILSVLTKIASGYWHVSDTQTGFTAISNKALNAIPLYKIFKRYGMPNDMLVKLNIAFCTLKEVEIKPVYYIGERSKMHIGKIILPVSWLLFRSFFKRLWQKYLFRDFHPLFLLYHISFVLGLVSLPYGIKILFLVLAGKDANPVTVLAFIFLFISGLQSLLFAMWMDIQDNERLYKT from the coding sequence ATGTTTGAGAATAAATCAGTTGCTGTTGTTGTCCCTGCTTTTAATGAAGCCCTGCAAATTGACAAAGTGATAAGGTCAATGCCTGACTTTGTTGACAGGATTGTGGTTGTGAATGATGGTTCAACAGATGCAACTTCAGAGATAATAAGAAAAATGGTTTTTCAGGGAAATAATTCAAGCAGCTTGTTTTTGAAAAATATTTTAAACGAAGAAATATCAGATGATTATAACCGTGCCGGAAAAATTTTGCAAGACATTAACAGGGAAGAGGCTGGCAAATTTGTTTCTTCAAAAACTTTAAATAAAAACGACGAATCAGAGAGAGTTATTCTGATTGAACATGATAAAAATCATGGTGTAGGCGCTGCCATAGCCAGCGGTTATAAATGGTGCAAAGACCATAATATTTATTGTACGGCAGTAATGGCCGGTGACGGACAAATGGACCCTGATGAGCTTGAATCAATTTGCCTTCCGGTGATACACGATAATATTGACTATGTGAAAGGGAATCGCCTCATTCATGCCAGCTCATGGGTTGTCATTCCCAGAATCAGATATTTTGGGAACTCAATATTATCTGTATTAACAAAAATTGCTTCGGGTTACTGGCACGTATCTGATACACAAACCGGTTTTACAGCCATTTCCAACAAAGCCCTGAATGCCATTCCCCTTTATAAAATATTCAAACGTTATGGCATGCCAAACGACATGCTTGTTAAGCTAAACATTGCTTTTTGCACATTGAAAGAAGTTGAAATCAAACCTGTTTATTATATTGGGGAACGGTCAAAAATGCATATCGGAAAAATTATTTTACCTGTTTCCTGGTTATTGTTCAGGTCATTCTTTAAACGCTTATGGCAAAAGTATCTGTTCAGAGATTTCCATCCCTTATTTTTATTATATCACATTTCTTTTGTTTTGGGGCTGGTGTCCCTGCCTTATGGAATTAAAATTCTTTTTCTTGTGTTGGCAGGAAAAGATGCTAATCCCGTAACCGTTCTTGCATTTATTTTTCTTTTTATCAGCGGGCTGCAATCTTTGTTATTTGCCATGTGGATGGATATTCAGGATAATGAAAGATTGTATAAAACGTAA